One Pigmentibacter ruber genomic window, CAACAGGGCCTGCAAAAGGGATATCAGAAATATGGAGAGCGCAACTTGCCCCCAAAATGGCGAGCTGGGCTGGAGAAATTTTTGCTTCAAGAGAAATCACTTGAGCTATTACTTGTGTTTCAACCAAATACGTTTCTGGAAAGAGAGGACGAATAGGTCTGTCTATTAAACGACTTATCAAAATTTCGCGATCGGAAGGTCGTGTTTCTCTTTTTACATATCCGCCGGGAATTCTTCCTGCAGAATAAAATTTTTCAATATAGTCTACTGATAATGGAAAGAAGGAGGCTGTTGCTTGAGCTTCTTTCGCTGCTGTAGCAGTTACAAGAACTTGTGTTCCGCCGCAAGAAACTAGAACAGAGCCGCCTGCTTGTCTTGCAATACGTCCTGTTTCAATGGTGATTTCATCTTCACCAATTTTTATGGACTTTTCTGTGATATTAAACATGAAAAAACCTTAATAAATCCTAAATAGCCAGACAAAAATCGGGAGAAATTGTATGGCTATTTGTTTGCTGTTTATCCTCCCGGCCAATCCGAGAGTCCCAACGCACCATGCGCCGGCTTCATTGTTTCCCGTTTGTCGAAAGTTTATGCTAGCAGATAATTTTCTTAAGAAAAAGCATTTACTTTAGATTTAGTTGAATCTAATTGCATTTGGTGATTTAACCATCAAGGCGTTTTATCGTTTTAATTAATTTTATGCTAAAATAGTTGGAGAGTTTTTTTAATGACACTTTATAAAGTATTACATTATCCGCATGTTCTTTTACGAAAAAAAGCAACGCCTGTGGAAAAATTTACAGACCAATTAAGAGATTTTTTAAAACACTTTATCAATACTATGTATGAATTTGATGGAGGCGGATTAGCGGCACCTCAAATTGGTGTTTCAAAGCGAATTTTTGTAGTAGATTTTAAGCCCGCATTTGAAAGTGATAAATTTGAATTTAAAAAAGAATCGTTCAGAGTTTTTGATAGTAACAATAAAGAAATAGAAGCTAAGTTCCCAATGGTTTTTATAAACCCAACTTTGGTTGAAATGTCTGAACCTATTAAAGTAAACTGGGAAGGATGTTTATCGTTTCCAAATGCTGAATCTTTCAATACAGATAGATTTTTAAATGTTGAAATTCATGCGCAAAATGAATTTGGCGAAAAATTTTCTGTGAAGTCTTCGCATTTATATGCAAGCGTTTGTTTTCAACATGAATATGATCACTTAGATGGGATTATGTTAGTAGATAGATGGAATAAAAATGCTTTTTCTGAAGCAGATGTCATAGCTGATATTAAAGATTTTGAAAATGATCCCGCAGAAAGAAAAAGAATGAAAAAATTAAAAGTAACTGAAGCTAGTAAAATAAAGTTTGATTTTCTCTAATTATAATTTTTATATTTATTAAGATATATCAAAAATTCAATTATATTTTCTTTAACTTCTTGCGGTAAGTAGTGAAAAGAAGGCATTTCACTTTCTGGTAT contains:
- a CDS encoding peptide deformylase, coding for MTLYKVLHYPHVLLRKKATPVEKFTDQLRDFLKHFINTMYEFDGGGLAAPQIGVSKRIFVVDFKPAFESDKFEFKKESFRVFDSNNKEIEAKFPMVFINPTLVEMSEPIKVNWEGCLSFPNAESFNTDRFLNVEIHAQNEFGEKFSVKSSHLYASVCFQHEYDHLDGIMLVDRWNKNAFSEADVIADIKDFENDPAERKRMKKLKVTEASKIKFDFL